In Nitrosomonas sp. sh817, the following are encoded in one genomic region:
- a CDS encoding HlyD family secretion protein, with protein MSSQLKSILTLALVGIAIAAAAVAWWVLRPNGLPESMVSGNGRIEATDIDIATKIPGRIAEVLAREGDFVQAGSVLARMDTQTLQAQKAEALAQVRHAESALQTAKSVVTQRESEHNAALAVVAQHSAELNAAEKRLKRSQRLVGEGAMPEQEVDDNNARVLGIQAMISAAQAQVAAARAGIEAAKSQIVQAQAQIEAIKATVVRLQADIDDSELKAPRDVRVQYRIAEPGEVLAAGGRVLNTVDLSDVYMTFFLPTAAAGKVALGSDIRLVLDALPNYVIPAKASFVASVAQFTPKTVETESERLKLMFRVRARIDPALLKQHLDQVKTGLPGKAYVKLDPAAEWPAELAVKLPE; from the coding sequence ATGAGTAGCCAGTTAAAATCGATACTGACCCTTGCCCTCGTCGGCATTGCCATCGCTGCGGCGGCCGTGGCGTGGTGGGTGTTACGCCCCAACGGCTTGCCGGAAAGCATGGTCAGCGGTAATGGCCGCATCGAAGCCACCGATATCGATATTGCCACCAAGATTCCCGGCCGTATTGCCGAAGTCCTGGCACGGGAAGGTGACTTCGTACAGGCTGGGTCGGTTCTGGCGCGCATGGACACGCAAACGCTGCAAGCCCAGAAAGCAGAAGCACTGGCTCAGGTGCGTCATGCCGAGAGCGCTCTGCAAACTGCCAAATCCGTCGTCACTCAACGTGAAAGCGAACACAACGCCGCACTGGCCGTGGTCGCTCAGCACAGCGCCGAACTCAATGCCGCTGAAAAACGCTTGAAACGCTCGCAACGCCTGGTCGGCGAGGGCGCCATGCCGGAACAGGAGGTGGACGATAATAACGCCAGGGTGCTAGGCATTCAGGCTATGATTAGCGCTGCGCAAGCCCAAGTTGCGGCGGCACGGGCGGGTATCGAGGCGGCGAAATCCCAGATAGTACAAGCGCAGGCACAGATCGAGGCGATCAAAGCCACTGTCGTCCGCCTGCAGGCGGACATCGACGACAGCGAACTGAAAGCGCCGCGCGACGTGCGTGTGCAATATCGCATCGCCGAACCCGGCGAAGTGCTGGCCGCCGGTGGCCGGGTACTGAACACGGTGGACTTGTCCGACGTTTACATGACCTTCTTCCTACCCACCGCCGCTGCTGGCAAGGTTGCGCTCGGCAGTGACATCCGACTGGTGCTCGATGCGCTGCCCAACTACGTGATTCCAGCCAAAGCCAGCTTCGTCGCCAGCGTCGCCCAGTTCACCCCAAAAACAGTCGAGACCGAAAGCGAACGCCTCAAACTGATGTTTCGCGTGCGGGCACGCATCGATCCCGCCTTGCTGAAACAGCATCTTGATCAGGTCAAGACCGGCCTGCCCGGCAAGGCCTATGTCAAACTCGATCCGGCCGCCGAATGGCCCGCCGAACTCGCGGTCAAGCTACCTGAATGA
- a CDS encoding HlyD family secretion protein produces MSLHLSKKNLIISLLLMAVTAAGIVYWLKAIHPFETTDNAYLKAHISLISSKETGYVKEVLFVDNQKVKPGDLLVVIDDHDFKARVAEAEAQVLMETAHIQTLEANKLTQNAKIREEAANIAAANADLDRAGKDLKRYGNLAQEGAISAQSHDSAQSTYTQASAHRDKFSSAVQGAKSELAALDAQIEESRARIKAAEAALELARIDLGNTRIVAPMAGVIGNRSVQVGQLVKPGNALGFLIPDDGLFVEANFKETQIARMRPGQAVGIYVDAYPDEVFEGALDSFAPASGSEFSLLPPENATGNFTKIVRRVPVKILFRPGTDLSRLRPGLSTEIKVRVSQAI; encoded by the coding sequence ATGTCACTCCATCTATCCAAAAAAAACCTAATAATCTCTTTGCTGCTCATGGCCGTAACCGCAGCTGGTATCGTCTATTGGCTGAAAGCGATCCATCCTTTCGAGACGACTGACAACGCCTATCTGAAGGCGCACATCAGCTTGATTAGCTCCAAGGAGACCGGGTATGTCAAGGAGGTGTTGTTCGTGGATAACCAGAAGGTGAAGCCAGGCGACCTGCTGGTGGTGATCGATGATCATGACTTTAAGGCCCGTGTCGCCGAGGCTGAAGCCCAGGTGCTAATGGAAACAGCGCACATCCAGACCCTGGAAGCCAACAAACTCACCCAAAACGCCAAAATACGCGAGGAGGCGGCGAATATCGCTGCTGCCAATGCCGACCTGGATCGTGCCGGCAAGGATTTGAAGCGTTACGGCAATCTCGCCCAGGAGGGGGCTATTTCCGCGCAATCTCATGATAGCGCCCAATCTACTTATACCCAGGCATCCGCCCATCGGGATAAATTCAGTTCGGCCGTGCAGGGAGCGAAAAGCGAATTGGCTGCTCTGGATGCGCAGATCGAGGAGTCCCGCGCCCGTATCAAAGCTGCCGAAGCCGCTCTGGAGCTGGCCCGCATCGACTTGGGGAATACCCGTATCGTAGCGCCAATGGCTGGCGTCATCGGCAATCGCAGCGTGCAGGTCGGGCAATTGGTCAAACCCGGTAATGCACTCGGCTTTCTGATTCCGGACGATGGCCTATTCGTGGAAGCGAACTTCAAGGAAACCCAGATCGCCCGGATGCGACCGGGGCAAGCGGTGGGGATTTATGTTGATGCTTACCCCGATGAGGTCTTCGAAGGGGCGCTGGACAGTTTCGCGCCTGCATCCGGTTCGGAATTCAGCCTGTTGCCGCCGGAAAACGCCACTGGCAACTTCACCAAGATCGTGCGCCGTGTCCCGGTGAAGATTCTGTTCCGTCCCGGCACCGACTTAAGTCGCCTGAGACCGGGACTTTCTACAGAGATCAAGGTTCGGGTGAGTCAGGCGATATGA
- a CDS encoding recombinase family protein encodes MRLFGYARVSTSQQSLDGQVKALKEAGVKTNRIFTDKVSGSHVNRDGLHSLRVKVEEGDVILVKKLDRLGRDTADMIALIKEFDSIGVAIRFLDDSISTEGTMGKMVVTILSAVAQAERQRILERTNEGRIEAKAKGVKFGRKRTIDTEKLRTLRKNGLGATDIAKQMGIGRSTVYKLLNETDE; translated from the coding sequence ATGCGACTCTTTGGTTATGCCCGTGTATCCACGAGCCAACAATCCCTTGATGGCCAGGTCAAGGCGCTTAAGGAAGCGGGGGTCAAAACCAACCGCATCTTCACTGACAAGGTTTCCGGTAGCCACGTCAATCGGGACGGCTTGCATTCGTTGCGGGTCAAGGTCGAAGAAGGTGACGTGATCCTGGTAAAAAAACTGGATCGCCTGGGACGGGATACGGCAGACATGATCGCCTTGATCAAGGAATTCGACAGTATCGGCGTCGCCATCCGGTTTTTAGATGACAGCATCAGCACCGAAGGCACTATGGGCAAAATGGTTGTCACCATCCTGTCGGCTGTCGCCCAAGCGGAACGCCAACGTATCCTTGAACGTACTAATGAAGGCCGCATCGAGGCCAAGGCCAAGGGAGTGAAGTTTGGTCGCAAACGCACTATCGATACCGAAAAACTAAGGACATTACGTAAGAATGGTCTAGGCGCTACCGATATTGCCAAGCAAATGGGCATTGGGCGGTCAACCGTTTACAAATTGCTGAATGAAACGGATGAGTGA
- a CDS encoding efflux transporter outer membrane subunit codes for MSHKASWLLLLGSLAGCTMGPDYRKVEPAVPNHWQAIQAPEAGLKPASPEDLKNWWKNFGDAHLNHLMDQALAGNLDVKIALARIDQARAERRGTRAELFPTVNVTAGAQRQENPFPGLASGIKYNMFELGFDALWEIDLFGRQQRRLEAATADLEGAGEQYHQSLVTLTAELARSYVDYRSLQNQLRITRSNLKSQQQTLELTERLNAEGVGTRHDVVRARAQTETTDAQIPALEARLVAALRQLEVLVGRQSGTLDAELNSTEAVPAAPGREILASPAEMIRRRPDLRVAERQLAAATAMQGAAIAELFPKISLSAFVGLRNTDIESLFKSAAFSYGTAANLLQPLLNFGRIRAGIDMADAKQQEAYLSYEKAVLEALQETETALTRYLKEEVRRQTLSRAVVDHQESVRLSQLRYQEGVSSFLDVLDAQRALFVVEIELARSEAETSTNLIAVYKALGGGANA; via the coding sequence ATGAGTCATAAAGCTAGCTGGTTATTGCTCCTGGGCAGTTTGGCCGGATGCACGATGGGGCCCGATTACCGCAAAGTCGAGCCTGCGGTCCCGAACCATTGGCAGGCCATACAAGCACCGGAAGCGGGCTTGAAACCGGCCAGTCCGGAGGACTTGAAAAACTGGTGGAAAAATTTTGGCGATGCGCACCTGAACCATCTCATGGACCAAGCGTTGGCGGGCAACCTGGATGTCAAGATAGCGCTGGCCCGCATCGACCAAGCCCGCGCCGAGCGTCGCGGCACCCGTGCGGAACTGTTTCCGACCGTCAATGTGACGGCGGGCGCGCAACGCCAAGAGAATCCGTTCCCCGGCTTGGCGTCCGGTATCAAATACAATATGTTCGAACTGGGTTTCGACGCCCTCTGGGAAATCGACCTGTTCGGCCGCCAGCAACGGCGACTGGAGGCGGCAACCGCCGATCTGGAGGGCGCTGGCGAACAGTATCACCAGTCCCTGGTGACGCTGACGGCCGAGTTGGCGCGCAGCTATGTTGACTATCGCAGTCTTCAAAATCAACTGCGAATAACGCGTTCGAACCTGAAGTCCCAGCAGCAAACGCTGGAACTGACCGAAAGACTCAACGCCGAAGGCGTGGGAACCCGGCACGATGTGGTGCGGGCGCGGGCCCAGACCGAGACTACGGACGCCCAGATTCCGGCGCTGGAAGCAAGGCTGGTCGCTGCATTGCGGCAACTGGAAGTCCTGGTGGGACGCCAGTCCGGCACGCTGGATGCCGAACTGAATTCCACCGAAGCCGTGCCGGCAGCGCCGGGACGGGAAATCCTGGCTTCGCCCGCGGAAATGATACGCCGCCGCCCGGACCTTCGCGTGGCTGAACGCCAACTCGCGGCGGCAACGGCCATGCAAGGGGCGGCGATCGCGGAATTGTTTCCGAAAATATCGTTGTCGGCCTTTGTAGGTCTGCGTAACACCGATATCGAAAGCCTGTTCAAATCGGCCGCCTTCTCCTACGGCACCGCCGCCAACCTGTTGCAACCGTTGCTCAATTTCGGCCGTATTCGCGCCGGCATCGATATGGCCGATGCGAAGCAGCAGGAAGCCTATCTGAGCTATGAAAAGGCAGTGCTTGAGGCACTCCAGGAAACGGAAACCGCTTTGACGCGTTATCTTAAGGAGGAAGTTCGCCGGCAGACGCTATCCCGCGCGGTGGTGGACCATCAGGAATCGGTACGTCTGTCGCAACTGCGTTATCAGGAAGGCGTTTCCTCGTTTCTGGACGTGCTGGATGCCCAGCGCGCGCTGTTTGTTGTAGAAATCGAGCTGGCTCGTTCCGAAGCCGAGACTTCCACGAATCTGATCGCCGTGTATAAGGCGCTGGGCGGCGGCGCGAACGCCTAG
- a CDS encoding TetR/AcrR family transcriptional regulator, whose protein sequence is MSKPNNPKRLAILNAAKRAFIAHGYSGTSMEAIAEAAPVSKPTLYNHFKGKQELFAAVMESQCEAVLNTLSSVKTELSDPVAGLKAIADAFVELIYADEALQLYRLIIAEQKHFPELGELVYRSGPEPVLRQLSDYLAEQHARGTLQFADVETSSRLFLGMLKGDEHFRCLLGLQSGLSEAAKQRLIDAAVSLFLKGHGHES, encoded by the coding sequence ATGAGCAAACCAAATAACCCAAAACGACTGGCTATTCTCAATGCGGCCAAGCGCGCTTTTATCGCGCACGGTTACAGCGGCACCAGCATGGAAGCCATCGCCGAAGCCGCGCCGGTGTCGAAACCGACTCTTTACAATCATTTCAAAGGCAAACAGGAGTTATTCGCCGCAGTGATGGAGAGTCAATGCGAGGCGGTATTGAACACCCTATCCAGCGTCAAAACCGAACTCAGCGATCCGGTCGCCGGCTTAAAAGCCATCGCCGACGCTTTCGTCGAGCTGATTTATGCCGACGAAGCCTTGCAGCTTTATCGCCTGATCATCGCCGAGCAGAAACATTTTCCGGAGCTGGGCGAACTGGTTTACCGTTCCGGGCCTGAACCGGTGTTGCGGCAATTGTCGGATTACCTCGCCGAACAGCATGCGCGTGGCACCTTGCAGTTTGCCGACGTAGAAACATCGAGCCGGTTATTTTTGGGCATGTTGAAAGGCGATGAACATTTCCGTTGCCTGCTGGGTTTGCAATCCGGCTTGAGTGAAGCGGCAAAACAACGATTGATTGATGCTGCGGTTTCTTTATTCCTCAAAGGTCATGGTCATGAGTCATAA
- the rbbA gene encoding ribosome-associated ATPase/putative transporter RbbA, with translation MNTDAIAPVVSIEGVSLRYRDNLALDNVSLAIPANRMVGLIGPDGVGKSSLMSLLTGARKMQQGHIEVLGGDIADAAHRRAVCPRIAYMPQGLGKNLYLTLSVFENVDFFGRLFGHAQAERHQRIAELLASTGLAPYHNRPAGKLSGGMKQKLALCCALIHDPDLLVLDEPTTGVDPLSRAQFWELIERLRIRHTGMSVLVSTAYMDEAERFDWLVAMDGGKILATGTASELRARTDADSLEAAFIRLLPEEKRQGHKAVVISPRNTGGGTQEIAIEAHGLSMRFGDFVAVDNVSLRIERGEIFGFLGSNGCGKSTTMKMLTGLLQPSEGEARLFGRIVDAGNMATRRRVGYMSQAFSLYTELTVRQNLELHAKLFHLPDAGIPARVAEMAQRFMLNTAMDSLPDELPLGIRQRLSLAVAVIHRPDLLILDEPTSGVDPVARDKFWELIVDLARRDQVTVFISTHFMNEAERCDRISLMHAGKVLASDAPAALVERNDHATLEQAFIAYLKEAGGVDDESMDEAPTSLAPPSMQPSAPARNQAAQSGARFSLLRLYSICVREALELYRDPIRVSIALFGTLFLMLTFGYGITMDVENLRFAVLDRDQTTLSNNYALDLGGSRYFIAQPPIADYDALDRRMRSGELSLALEIPPNFARDVRRGDPVKIGAWIDGAMPTRAESVLGYVQAMHQVWLREQMRRYATDQAPAELMTIETRFRYNPDVLSLPAMVPSVIPILLMLIPAMLSALSVVREKELGSILNLYVTPVSKFEFLVGKQLPYIAIGMINFFLLCAMAVWVFGVPLKGDFLLLTLAALLYVTFATGLGLLVSVFTRSQIAAIFATFILTFIPSSRFSGMIDPVSSLEDGARLAGEIFPGTYFLIFSRGIFSKALGFAELSSYLLPLALSILVVVGLSVLLLAKQER, from the coding sequence ATGAATACCGACGCCATCGCACCAGTGGTCAGCATCGAAGGCGTCAGCCTGCGCTATCGTGACAACCTCGCCCTCGATAACGTCAGCCTGGCGATTCCCGCCAACCGCATGGTCGGTCTGATCGGCCCCGACGGTGTTGGCAAATCCAGCCTGATGTCGCTGCTCACTGGCGCACGGAAAATGCAGCAAGGACATATCGAAGTGCTGGGCGGCGACATCGCTGACGCGGCCCACCGCCGTGCGGTGTGTCCGCGCATCGCCTACATGCCGCAGGGGCTAGGCAAGAACCTCTATCTCACGCTGTCGGTGTTCGAGAATGTCGATTTCTTCGGTCGTTTGTTCGGCCACGCGCAGGCTGAGCGCCATCAACGCATCGCCGAACTGCTAGCTAGCACCGGCCTGGCGCCGTACCATAACCGCCCGGCGGGCAAACTGTCGGGCGGCATGAAACAGAAACTCGCCCTCTGTTGTGCACTGATCCACGACCCCGATCTGTTGGTGTTGGATGAACCGACCACCGGCGTCGATCCGTTGTCGCGTGCCCAGTTTTGGGAGTTGATCGAACGTCTGCGTATACGCCATACGGGCATGAGCGTGCTGGTTTCCACTGCCTACATGGACGAGGCTGAGCGCTTTGACTGGCTGGTGGCGATGGATGGCGGCAAGATACTCGCCACCGGCACCGCGTCCGAGCTGCGCGCACGTACCGATGCCGACAGTTTGGAAGCGGCGTTCATCCGCCTGCTGCCGGAGGAAAAGCGCCAAGGTCACAAAGCAGTTGTGATTTCACCGCGCAACACCGGCGGTGGCACACAGGAAATTGCCATCGAGGCGCACGGTCTGAGCATGCGTTTCGGCGATTTTGTCGCCGTCGATAACGTCAGCCTACGCATCGAGCGCGGGGAAATCTTCGGCTTTCTGGGTTCCAACGGCTGCGGCAAGTCGACCACAATGAAAATGCTCACCGGCCTGTTGCAACCGAGCGAAGGCGAAGCCCGGCTGTTTGGCCGCATCGTCGACGCCGGCAATATGGCCACCCGACGACGCGTCGGTTATATGTCGCAAGCATTCTCGCTGTACACTGAGCTGACCGTGCGGCAAAACCTGGAGCTGCACGCCAAACTGTTCCACTTGCCCGACGCAGGGATTCCCGCCCGCGTTGCCGAAATGGCGCAACGTTTCATGCTTAACACCGCCATGGACAGCCTGCCTGATGAATTGCCCCTGGGGATTCGCCAGCGTCTGTCGCTGGCGGTAGCGGTGATCCACAGGCCGGACTTGTTGATTCTCGACGAGCCGACCTCCGGCGTCGATCCGGTGGCGCGCGACAAGTTCTGGGAGCTGATCGTCGATCTCGCCCGCCGCGACCAGGTCACGGTTTTCATTTCCACCCACTTCATGAACGAAGCCGAACGCTGCGACCGCATCTCGCTAATGCATGCGGGCAAGGTGCTCGCCAGCGACGCCCCCGCCGCGCTGGTCGAACGTAACGATCACGCCACGCTGGAACAAGCGTTCATTGCTTATTTGAAAGAAGCGGGCGGTGTCGACGACGAGTCAATGGACGAAGCGCCGACGTCTCTGGCGCCCCCGTCCATGCAGCCATCGGCACCGGCGCGCAATCAGGCCGCTCAGTCTGGCGCCCGCTTCAGCCTGCTGCGCTTGTACAGCATCTGCGTGCGCGAAGCCCTCGAACTGTACCGTGACCCCATCCGCGTCTCAATCGCGTTGTTCGGCACCTTATTCCTGATGCTTACTTTCGGTTATGGCATCACCATGGACGTCGAGAATCTGCGTTTTGCGGTACTCGACCGCGACCAGACCACACTCAGCAATAACTACGCACTCGACCTCGGTGGCTCACGTTATTTTATCGCCCAGCCACCCATTGCCGATTACGACGCACTCGACCGCCGTATGCGTAGCGGCGAACTGAGTCTGGCGTTGGAGATTCCACCCAACTTCGCGCGCGATGTGCGGCGCGGTGATCCGGTAAAAATTGGCGCCTGGATCGATGGCGCGATGCCGACTCGCGCCGAAAGCGTACTCGGTTACGTGCAGGCGATGCACCAGGTCTGGTTGCGGGAGCAAATGCGTCGCTATGCCACGGATCAAGCACCGGCTGAATTGATGACCATTGAGACGCGCTTTCGTTACAACCCTGATGTCCTTAGCCTGCCCGCCATGGTGCCCTCGGTAATCCCGATCCTGCTGATGCTGATTCCAGCCATGCTCAGTGCGCTCAGCGTGGTACGCGAAAAGGAACTCGGTTCCATCCTCAACCTTTACGTCACTCCGGTGAGCAAGTTCGAATTTCTCGTTGGCAAACAACTACCCTATATCGCCATAGGCATGATCAACTTCTTTCTACTGTGCGCGATGGCGGTGTGGGTTTTTGGCGTGCCGCTCAAGGGCGACTTCCTGCTACTGACCTTGGCCGCGCTGCTCTATGTGACCTTCGCCACCGGCTTAGGCTTATTGGTCTCGGTTTTCACCCGCAGCCAGATAGCCGCCATCTTCGCCACCTTCATTCTTACCTTTATTCCATCCAGCCGATTTTCCGGCATGATCGATCCGGTGTCGTCGTTGGAGGATGGTGCGCGGCTGGCGGGTGAGATTTTTCCCGGCACCTATTTCCTGATCTTCAGTCGCGGCATCTTCTCAAAAGCGCTGGGTTTCGCTGAGTTGAGTTCCTATCTGTTGCCGCTGGCCTTGTCGATCCTGGTGGTCGTCGGCTTGAGTGTGTTGCTGCTCGCTAAACAGGAGCGTTAG
- a CDS encoding ABC transporter permease yields the protein MYTLLNIFHLGIKELRSLGRDTLMMVMIGFAFSGQIYVVATGLPQSLNKAPIAVIDEDRSPLSARIANAFYPPYFLAPVIIDQYAADFGMDAGLYTFILDIPPDFQRDLLAGRQPAIQLNVDATRISQAFIGNNYVQTIVNGEVSTFVQGHRALATLPIELETRALFNPNLNSTWFGSVMELVNSITALSIILTGAALIREREHGTIEHLLVMPLTPFEIMMAKVWAMGLIVVVVATASLVFVVQGLLEVPIHGSIPLFVVGMTLYLFTTTSLGIFLATMARSMPQFGLLLLVILLPLQMLSGGMTPRESMPELVQNIMLAAPTTHFVSLTQAILYRGAGISIVWPQFLALTAIGSVFFVLALTRFRKTISSMA from the coding sequence ATGTATACACTGCTCAACATTTTTCATCTTGGCATTAAAGAATTGCGAAGTCTCGGACGTGACACCTTGATGATGGTGATGATCGGGTTCGCGTTTAGCGGTCAGATCTACGTGGTCGCCACCGGCCTTCCACAATCACTGAACAAGGCGCCCATCGCCGTCATCGATGAAGACCGCTCGCCATTATCGGCGCGTATCGCCAATGCTTTTTATCCGCCTTATTTTTTGGCGCCAGTGATCATTGATCAGTACGCCGCCGATTTCGGCATGGATGCCGGCCTCTACACCTTCATTCTGGATATCCCGCCTGATTTTCAGCGCGACCTGTTGGCCGGAAGGCAACCGGCGATTCAGCTCAACGTCGATGCCACCCGCATCTCGCAAGCCTTCATCGGCAACAACTATGTGCAGACCATCGTCAATGGCGAGGTGTCGACCTTCGTCCAGGGCCATCGCGCACTCGCGACTTTGCCGATCGAGCTGGAAACGCGGGCGCTGTTCAATCCGAACCTGAACTCGACTTGGTTCGGCTCGGTAATGGAACTGGTCAACAGCATCACCGCATTGTCCATTATCCTCACCGGCGCCGCGCTGATCCGCGAACGCGAGCACGGTACCATCGAGCATTTGCTGGTGATGCCGCTGACGCCGTTTGAAATTATGATGGCCAAGGTGTGGGCTATGGGTCTGATCGTGGTGGTCGTGGCGACCGCGTCGCTTGTTTTCGTCGTGCAGGGGCTGCTGGAGGTGCCGATTCATGGATCAATCCCACTGTTCGTCGTCGGCATGACGCTATACCTGTTCACGACCACCTCGTTAGGTATTTTTCTCGCCACAATGGCACGCTCAATGCCGCAGTTTGGCCTGCTGCTACTCGTAATCCTGCTGCCGCTACAGATGCTCTCCGGCGGCATGACGCCGCGCGAGAGTATGCCCGAACTGGTGCAGAACATCATGCTGGCGGCGCCGACCACCCATTTCGTCTCGTTGACCCAGGCGATCCTGTATCGTGGCGCCGGCATCAGCATCGTCTGGCCGCAGTTTCTGGCCCTGACCGCGATCGGCAGCGTCTTTTTCGTGCTGGCGCTGACCCGTTTCCGCAAGACCATCAGCTCGATGGCTTGA
- a CDS encoding DUF2934 domain-containing protein: MLSHFAKTINRHQWISEAAYFNAEARGFEAGKELDDWLIAEMAYSEMLITTYIAMLEEDHAALTVSGLKRLAALIGIEDTDVFNSVIELIQAIQNATKHRPCFRYEPNRLCEEMECKWRKECRKLISVWYR, encoded by the coding sequence ATGTTAAGTCATTTTGCAAAGACTATAAACCGGCATCAGTGGATCTCAGAAGCCGCTTATTTCAATGCGGAAGCAAGAGGCTTTGAGGCCGGCAAAGAATTAGATGATTGGCTTATAGCCGAAATGGCGTATTCGGAAATGCTGATAACGACTTATATTGCCATGTTGGAAGAAGACCATGCTGCGCTAACAGTTTCCGGATTAAAGCGATTAGCAGCCTTAATCGGTATTGAAGATACTGATGTGTTTAATTCGGTTATAGAGCTGATACAAGCTATTCAAAATGCCACAAAACACCGCCCCTGTTTTCGTTATGAACCCAATAGGCTTTGTGAAGAAATGGAGTGTAAATGGCGAAAGGAATGTCGAAAATTGATTTCTGTATGGTATCGATAA